A single region of the uncultured Fibrobacter sp. genome encodes:
- a CDS encoding ATP-binding protein, translating into MIERSISKTIIDMAKNFPVVTLTGPRQSGKSTLLKSCFADYKYISLEDPDIRQLAENDPRGFLKDCGLKCIIDEAQRVPDLFSYLQTIVDSRDECGQFILSGSHNFLLMERISQSLAGRTSILKLFPFSAKELRAVDKLPNDLDKILLKGCYPRLYDKKVSAKEYFTSYLQTYVERDVRLLRNITDMAAFKRFLKLCAANVGSILNVASLAKDAGISVITANAWISILEASFILLRLPPYYKNFSKRVIKSPKIYFCDTGLLCNLLNIFNQEQLQKSGLRGAIFENFVVTEYMKKALFKGEEPQLYFWRDTNQNEVDLLCETDGELSAIEIKSGETKNQKFYDGLKKFAEVADIPLSNTRVVYGGDDSYRGENQKFISWKEI; encoded by the coding sequence ATGATTGAAAGGTCAATTTCCAAGACAATTATAGACATGGCAAAGAATTTTCCCGTAGTAACGCTGACGGGGCCTAGGCAAAGTGGCAAATCCACCTTGCTGAAATCATGCTTTGCGGACTATAAATACATTTCGCTAGAAGACCCCGATATTCGCCAACTCGCCGAAAACGACCCCCGCGGTTTCCTAAAGGACTGTGGATTAAAATGTATTATAGACGAGGCGCAACGCGTTCCGGACTTATTTTCCTATCTACAGACTATCGTGGATTCTCGCGACGAATGCGGACAGTTTATTTTGTCCGGTTCGCACAATTTCTTGTTGATGGAACGTATTTCGCAAAGCCTCGCCGGGCGCACAAGCATCCTCAAACTTTTCCCATTTTCCGCCAAAGAATTAAGGGCTGTTGACAAACTTCCAAATGATCTTGATAAAATTTTGCTCAAAGGTTGTTACCCTAGACTCTATGACAAGAAAGTTTCGGCAAAGGAATATTTTACATCTTACCTACAAACGTATGTAGAAAGAGATGTCCGCTTATTGCGAAACATAACCGACATGGCGGCATTCAAAAGATTTCTCAAACTATGCGCGGCAAACGTCGGATCCATTTTGAACGTAGCCTCGCTTGCCAAAGATGCGGGAATCTCCGTCATAACAGCAAACGCCTGGATTTCAATTCTTGAAGCAAGTTTTATACTTCTTCGGCTGCCTCCATACTATAAGAATTTTTCGAAAAGAGTCATCAAATCGCCTAAAATTTATTTCTGCGACACGGGACTACTTTGCAATCTGTTGAACATTTTCAACCAGGAACAATTGCAAAAAAGTGGATTGCGCGGAGCAATCTTCGAAAATTTCGTGGTTACTGAATACATGAAAAAAGCACTGTTTAAAGGCGAAGAACCGCAGCTTTATTTTTGGCGCGACACGAACCAGAATGAAGTCGACTTGCTTTGCGAAACCGATGGTGAACTGAGCGCCATCGAAATCAAATCTGGCGAAACAAAGAACCAGAAATTCTACGACGGATTGAAAAAATTCGCCGAAGTCGCAGACATTCCGCTATCGAACACAAGAGTTGTCTATGGCGGAGACGATTCTTACCGCGGGGAAAATCAGAAATTCATCAGCTGGAAAGAAATATAA
- a CDS encoding fibrobacter succinogenes major paralogous domain-containing protein, whose protein sequence is MKNVIATRPLSLPKGRLLTVFIFAAFFALSACDDSSSAGDDDNNVILSGDSREESSDSRSNDKDEAISSSAKVTDKDSDAKSSDSKSVEPAEVTDNSSSSAKETRNSSDSKSSSSVKSDDSSSSNKDKSSSSVKSSSSEKRSSSSMSKEESSSSVIIPSSSSGNFDWSVPKEAYLNPEIQYDSIIDERDGQVYKTVKIGEQVWMAQNLNYADSIATPSLLGKSRCYDNVTANCEVTGRFYKWSAAMDSIKTGCGHGAICSPTLPVQGICPSGWHLPDSSEWNALFNAVGGKSTAGTKLKSQNGWFGANGNRSDAYGFSALPAGQNIYGTFDKVGSKTGFWSSTKWNVNLVYSAMLYWSDSRAYLYEFEGYNGFSVRCVKDSD, encoded by the coding sequence ATGAAAAATGTCATTGCTACAAGGCCCCTGAGCTTGCCGAAGGGCCGACTCTTAACCGTCTTTATATTCGCGGCGTTCTTCGCCCTTTCCGCTTGCGACGACTCTTCATCGGCGGGTGACGATGACAATAACGTCATTCTGAGCGGCGATAGCCGCGAAGAATCCAGTGATTCTCGTTCCAACGATAAGGACGAAGCAATCTCCAGCAGTGCCAAGGTCACTGATAAGGATAGCGACGCCAAGTCCAGCGACAGCAAGTCCGTCGAACCAGCCGAAGTGACCGATAACTCCAGCAGTTCCGCGAAAGAAACAAGGAACTCGTCCGACTCTAAGAGTTCCAGTTCTGTAAAGTCCGATGACTCATCCAGCAGCAACAAGGATAAGTCTAGTTCATCGGTGAAATCATCTTCAAGTGAAAAGCGAAGTAGCAGTTCCATGAGCAAGGAAGAATCCTCATCGAGTGTCATCATTCCTTCATCGAGTTCGGGGAACTTTGATTGGAGTGTTCCGAAAGAAGCCTATCTCAATCCTGAAATTCAGTATGATTCGATAATTGATGAACGCGATGGTCAGGTCTATAAGACTGTAAAGATTGGCGAACAGGTTTGGATGGCTCAGAATCTGAACTATGCTGACAGTATAGCGACTCCGAGTCTTCTTGGCAAAAGTCGGTGCTACGACAATGTGACGGCTAACTGCGAGGTGACTGGGCGTTTCTATAAATGGAGTGCGGCTATGGATTCCATAAAAACTGGCTGTGGACATGGTGCGATATGCTCGCCGACCTTGCCTGTTCAAGGTATTTGCCCAAGCGGTTGGCATTTGCCTGATAGTTCTGAATGGAATGCTTTGTTTAATGCGGTTGGCGGAAAATCTACGGCTGGAACAAAGCTAAAGTCGCAGAATGGCTGGTTTGGTGCCAATGGCAACCGTAGTGATGCCTATGGATTTTCAGCGTTGCCTGCTGGACAAAATATCTATGGAACTTTCGACAAAGTCGGCTCCAAGACTGGCTTTTGGAGTTCTACCAAGTGGAATGTCAATCTTGTTTACAGCGCGATGCTATACTGGAGCGATAGTAGGGCGTACTTGTACGAATTTGAAGGATACAACGGCTTCTCCGTCCGTTGCGTCAAGGACTCTGACTAA
- a CDS encoding SMC-Scp complex subunit ScpB, whose product MSSVDGPIRNLLDKGFIALGSRADTVGNPYTYVTTQEFMKYFGINRIPEDLPRLREFSELLEAGALVPQYAKPESVSPEEPVQPEENPDQVELSMGDM is encoded by the coding sequence GTGTCGTCGGTGGATGGCCCGATTCGTAACTTGCTTGACAAGGGCTTTATTGCGCTGGGTAGCCGTGCCGATACGGTGGGTAACCCCTATACCTACGTGACGACGCAGGAATTCATGAAGTATTTCGGCATCAACCGCATTCCCGAAGACTTGCCGAGACTCCGCGAGTTCAGTGAACTTTTGGAAGCGGGCGCCTTGGTGCCGCAGTATGCGAAACCCGAATCGGTTAGCCCCGAAGAACCGGTGCAGCCCGAAGAAAATCCGGACCAGGTTGAATTGTCGATGGGAGACATGTAA
- the proB gene encoding glutamate 5-kinase — translation MSELRKNILDESRRIVVKIGSRILVDSEKGGVRTRYIQKLADSVARLMEAGKEVVVVTSGAVGTGMSQLGYKEKPTVLAEKQACAAVGQIDLMYAYREMFRWMQLSVGQILLSAEDFRDRNRYKNLQNTIKAMLARKIVPIINENDSLAVAEIKVGDNDKLSSDVALFLDADLLLIFTDEDGLFDDNPKKNPNARLLRFVPEITPAVLALAGKPGETGSAVSTGGMRSKLEAIRNVTKSGCNAFLASGMKVLPHQVIFENAEGTLFVGSKKKLNSRQRWLSFVTTPRGAVVVDEGGVKALREKHSSLLPVGVCAVKKHFDKGDLIEVLSQDGEAVARGVAKFDSETLKLVLRKKTAQVHELLGKDVADELIHKNDLVVF, via the coding sequence ATGAGTGAATTAAGAAAGAATATTCTCGATGAATCCCGCCGCATTGTGGTGAAGATTGGCTCACGTATTTTGGTCGACTCCGAAAAGGGCGGCGTTCGCACCCGCTACATCCAGAAACTTGCCGACTCGGTCGCTCGCCTGATGGAAGCGGGTAAGGAAGTCGTGGTTGTGACTAGTGGTGCCGTGGGTACCGGCATGAGCCAGCTCGGCTACAAGGAAAAGCCGACTGTGCTTGCCGAAAAGCAGGCCTGTGCTGCCGTGGGTCAGATTGACTTGATGTACGCCTACCGCGAAATGTTCCGCTGGATGCAGCTTTCTGTGGGTCAGATTCTTCTGTCTGCCGAAGACTTCCGCGACCGTAACCGCTACAAGAATTTGCAGAACACCATCAAGGCGATGCTTGCCCGTAAGATTGTTCCGATTATCAACGAGAACGACTCTCTCGCCGTCGCCGAAATCAAGGTGGGCGACAACGACAAGCTTTCGAGTGACGTGGCGCTCTTCCTCGATGCTGACTTGCTCCTGATTTTCACGGACGAAGACGGCCTCTTCGATGACAATCCGAAGAAGAACCCGAACGCGCGACTCCTCCGCTTTGTGCCGGAAATTACGCCTGCCGTTTTGGCGCTTGCAGGTAAGCCCGGCGAAACGGGCTCTGCCGTGAGTACCGGCGGTATGCGCAGCAAGCTCGAAGCCATCCGCAACGTGACGAAGAGCGGTTGCAATGCCTTCCTCGCAAGTGGCATGAAGGTGTTGCCGCATCAGGTAATCTTTGAAAATGCCGAAGGTACGCTTTTTGTGGGTTCCAAGAAGAAACTCAATAGCCGTCAGCGCTGGCTCAGCTTCGTGACGACTCCGCGCGGGGCCGTGGTGGTAGACGAAGGTGGCGTGAAGGCTCTGCGCGAAAAGCATTCTAGCCTGCTCCCCGTAGGTGTTTGCGCCGTTAAGAAGCACTTTGACAAGGGCGACCTGATCGAAGTCTTGAGTCAGGACGGCGAAGCTGTGGCACGCGGTGTTGCAAAGTTCGACAGCGAAACGCTTAAGCTTGTTCTCCGCAAGAAGACCGCCCAGGTTCACGAACTCTTGGGCAAGGATGTCGCCGACGAACTCATCCACAAGAACGACTTGGTCGTGTTCTAG
- a CDS encoding InlB B-repeat-containing protein: MLKKLIAALLFVCPLVFANWDGSVKKPAIREIDGKEFYEIATPENLAWFAVNVGKGNLDYNAILTNDIVVWEDSVGSETIEWTPIAYNDSSDTVGYKGIFDGNGHKISGVYVPPKKYDRSGFFAIIGRGGVVKNLTIENAWIQGLLKSNSITGGIVGYFYGDSIVNCEFHGTVKDVYVGGIAGWFEKPYIGSRRENGSYVPMYAGGTIRNSRNYGKVVALNFGGGIASVADNGGTIVGSENFGQVTGAYCGGILGNAEYLGSANAQGGDHIVIDSSVNHASVSTTAKYGSSGGIISVVLAGSTVHIRNTVNEGNVYSGLDSTGIVDTDSANGFVAGGFVSISEGVLTIENSENKGDVTRYGSKLRGCAGGFLGYVGTEGVYVSQPSKVTISGSVNRGHVEAYRLSGGFVGKQIRGTINITSSINEGKIGSDSALYVHNAGFIAYTDGSVVLDGVVNKRDLQGFYVGGLIAEAASTYKIYNSVNEGNIYPNGFYKFSDRDAYRLGGLVGYGSSSSNKLFNVVNRGNVYYNARNSAYIGGLVGHSRKDSVYKAFNYGRIDVAVDSALGDWNSSKGAFFFAGGILGTGSNSSVVSSANYADVNYVNKKSLKTKVRVAGVVGSGSNGSIAQTVNYGNVYARVPVSAEEVVVAGIVTDSKKVNNCINEGRVELNGNDEITKAFVAGIAYSGTVTNNINKGSLIHFGALNDTLIAAIHPLSSKASGNYSIADSVVINGVMTSGVHVKGCDYADRSRLGLSDAADSHVLTTEEMQNEKFAWRMNTCDGTVENSGSWSQGGKNYPVFADESHFAIYRLIFRDSSKVIRVKTYTIDSSYTNMAGHIIDMPKDPDPSDADEDLQFGYWGVKGEAVFSKSIIRSDDSLYAFYINRGTEPSAVSFEVDGVIVVAYAISGSSVTLTLPDAQRTGRSFLGWYDGETLVGNAGASKMFTTATTLVARYESLYYAVKFLDQGNVLQNDSLAYGSMPVFKGDKPSYSDYEFVGWTPKIASVSGDVSYFSTYFNPHSSSSSVESSSSSVDYGADWIGDALEGHGNFIKNCHAQGWTLNPRYSEDRGNSKLVENNDEQVVLQLWSNYRENSLDRVQAKYPINMQKGHSYKIVGSGYVYENSSEHMYMGFMQESATSDVLYEYHFQMDRTFESDVYEYCDESQPASFYINGGARKGGFAIEYVFVEERKIHCPGMEEESSSSEMSSSSDESSSSVESSSSSGIESNSSSSAGGKMSSSSLTESSSSEESSSSEAESSSSEETTVTWNANRPMFNLAVNGMTLTLSNTQGGVVRIFDALGHLVAKKLLSNAMTNITLRAPGNYIVRVNGISKTVTLK; the protein is encoded by the coding sequence ATGCTCAAAAAACTAATTGCAGCCCTTTTATTTGTATGCCCACTGGTTTTTGCCAACTGGGACGGTTCCGTCAAGAAACCCGCCATTCGCGAAATTGATGGCAAGGAGTTCTACGAAATTGCGACCCCCGAGAACCTCGCGTGGTTCGCTGTCAACGTGGGCAAGGGAAATTTGGATTATAATGCTATTCTCACGAACGATATTGTGGTTTGGGAAGATTCGGTCGGCAGCGAGACTATCGAATGGACTCCGATTGCATATAATGATTCTTCTGACACGGTAGGCTATAAGGGAATATTTGATGGCAATGGTCATAAAATTTCTGGTGTTTACGTTCCTCCTAAAAAGTATGACCGTAGCGGATTTTTCGCAATCATCGGTAGGGGCGGCGTTGTCAAGAACCTGACTATTGAAAACGCCTGGATTCAGGGGTTGTTAAAGTCGAACAGTATAACGGGCGGTATTGTCGGATATTTTTATGGTGATTCTATTGTGAACTGTGAATTTCACGGAACCGTCAAGGATGTCTATGTAGGTGGTATTGCGGGATGGTTCGAAAAACCCTATATAGGAAGTAGGCGTGAGAATGGATCGTATGTTCCTATGTATGCCGGTGGAACCATTAGAAATAGCCGAAATTATGGAAAAGTGGTTGCTTTGAATTTTGGCGGGGGAATTGCTAGTGTCGCCGATAACGGGGGTACCATTGTTGGGTCGGAAAACTTTGGACAGGTGACTGGAGCGTATTGTGGGGGTATTTTAGGGAATGCCGAATATCTGGGAAGTGCAAATGCTCAGGGTGGGGATCATATCGTCATTGATAGCAGTGTCAATCATGCTTCTGTTTCGACAACGGCGAAGTATGGCTCGTCGGGAGGTATCATTTCAGTCGTGCTTGCTGGGTCGACGGTACATATTCGCAATACTGTCAATGAGGGAAATGTGTATTCGGGGCTTGATTCTACGGGTATCGTGGATACCGATTCTGCAAATGGCTTTGTTGCAGGGGGTTTTGTTTCTATAAGCGAGGGCGTACTGACTATAGAAAATAGTGAAAATAAGGGCGATGTGACCCGTTACGGTTCAAAACTGAGAGGGTGTGCCGGTGGATTTCTTGGTTATGTAGGAACGGAAGGTGTTTATGTGTCTCAGCCGTCGAAGGTAACAATTTCGGGAAGTGTTAATAGGGGGCACGTCGAGGCGTATCGGCTGAGTGGCGGTTTTGTGGGCAAGCAGATTCGGGGAACAATCAATATCACCTCCAGCATAAACGAAGGAAAAATCGGGAGCGACTCTGCTTTGTATGTTCATAATGCGGGCTTTATCGCTTATACGGATGGGTCGGTTGTTCTAGATGGTGTTGTCAATAAGCGTGATTTGCAGGGATTCTATGTGGGGGGCTTAATTGCCGAGGCGGCGAGTACCTATAAAATATACAATTCCGTGAACGAGGGAAATATTTATCCCAATGGTTTCTACAAGTTTAGCGACCGTGATGCCTATAGACTGGGGGGCCTAGTGGGCTATGGCAGTTCGTCTTCGAATAAACTTTTCAATGTGGTGAACCGTGGGAATGTTTACTACAATGCCCGTAATTCGGCGTACATCGGTGGGCTGGTTGGCCATTCTCGCAAAGACTCAGTTTATAAAGCCTTCAATTATGGACGTATTGACGTTGCGGTGGATTCAGCGTTAGGCGATTGGAATTCAAGTAAGGGAGCTTTTTTCTTTGCAGGTGGAATTCTCGGTACGGGTTCGAATTCATCTGTTGTGAGTAGTGCGAATTATGCAGACGTGAACTATGTCAATAAGAAGTCGCTGAAAACGAAAGTCCGTGTCGCAGGCGTTGTCGGGTCTGGTTCAAACGGAAGTATTGCGCAAACCGTAAATTATGGAAATGTCTATGCCAGGGTCCCGGTGAGTGCCGAAGAAGTTGTTGTTGCGGGGATTGTGACGGATTCCAAAAAGGTGAATAACTGTATAAATGAAGGACGTGTTGAATTGAATGGTAATGATGAAATTACAAAAGCTTTTGTTGCGGGTATTGCTTATTCGGGAACGGTTACGAATAACATCAACAAAGGATCATTGATTCATTTTGGTGCGTTAAATGATACTTTGATTGCGGCGATTCATCCGCTTTCGTCGAAGGCAAGTGGTAATTATAGTATAGCGGACTCCGTAGTGATTAATGGGGTGATGACGAGCGGGGTTCATGTAAAGGGGTGCGATTATGCGGACCGTTCGAGGCTTGGGTTGAGTGATGCAGCCGATTCCCATGTTCTGACCACCGAGGAAATGCAGAATGAAAAGTTCGCATGGCGTATGAATACTTGCGATGGCACTGTAGAAAATAGCGGTTCTTGGAGTCAAGGTGGCAAAAATTATCCTGTCTTTGCTGATGAATCCCATTTCGCAATTTATCGGCTTATATTCCGGGATTCGTCGAAAGTCATTCGTGTAAAGACCTATACGATAGATTCTAGCTATACGAACATGGCAGGACACATTATCGATATGCCTAAGGACCCTGATCCAAGTGATGCTGACGAAGACTTGCAGTTCGGTTATTGGGGTGTCAAGGGAGAGGCTGTATTTTCGAAATCTATCATTCGTTCGGATGATAGCTTGTATGCGTTCTATATTAATAGGGGGACAGAGCCGTCGGCTGTTTCGTTTGAGGTGGATGGGGTAATTGTAGTGGCCTATGCGATAAGCGGCTCTAGTGTGACTCTTACTTTGCCGGATGCGCAACGGACTGGACGTTCGTTCCTGGGATGGTATGATGGCGAAACTTTGGTGGGAAATGCAGGGGCAAGCAAGATGTTTACTACTGCGACAACTTTGGTTGCTAGGTATGAAAGCTTGTATTACGCCGTGAAATTCCTTGATCAGGGAAATGTTTTGCAGAATGATAGCCTTGCTTATGGCAGTATGCCTGTATTCAAAGGGGATAAGCCTTCCTATAGTGATTATGAATTTGTGGGGTGGACTCCGAAGATTGCCTCTGTGTCAGGTGATGTTTCGTATTTTTCGACGTATTTCAATCCGCATTCCAGTTCTTCTTCTGTAGAATCTTCTAGTAGTTCTGTGGATTATGGCGCCGATTGGATTGGCGATGCTCTTGAGGGCCATGGAAACTTTATTAAGAATTGCCATGCGCAGGGCTGGACTTTGAATCCTAGGTATAGCGAAGATAGGGGAAATTCGAAACTGGTTGAAAACAATGATGAACAGGTTGTTCTTCAGTTATGGTCCAATTATAGAGAGAATTCGCTGGATAGAGTTCAGGCGAAGTATCCTATTAATATGCAGAAAGGTCATTCGTACAAGATTGTTGGAAGCGGTTACGTCTACGAAAATAGTTCAGAACACATGTATATGGGCTTTATGCAGGAATCTGCAACGAGTGACGTTCTCTATGAATATCATTTCCAGATGGATCGCACCTTTGAGTCGGATGTTTATGAGTATTGCGACGAAAGCCAACCGGCCTCGTTCTATATCAATGGGGGTGCGCGTAAGGGTGGTTTTGCCATAGAGTATGTATTCGTTGAGGAGCGTAAAATTCACTGCCCTGGAATGGAAGAAGAATCGAGTAGTTCTGAAATGAGTTCTTCGAGTGATGAGTCCAGCTCGTCGGTTGAATCTAGTAGTAGCTCCGGGATTGAGTCCAATTCGTCGAGTTCTGCGGGCGGGAAGATGAGCTCTTCAAGTTTGACGGAGTCATCGTCTTCAGAGGAAAGTTCATCTTCGGAGGCGGAAAGCAGTTCTTCTGAAGAAACGACAGTCACTTGGAACGCTAATCGGCCCATGTTCAACCTTGCGGTGAACGGCATGACGCTTACGCTTTCTAATACGCAGGGTGGCGTTGTTCGCATTTTCGATGCCCTCGGCCATTTGGTTGCAAAGAAGCTGCTTTCCAATGCAATGACGAACATTACCTTACGCGCGCCGGGCAACTACATCGTCCGTGTGAACGGGATAAGCAAGACTGTGACGCTGAAATAG
- a CDS encoding TIGR02147 family protein, with product MKPISDYNDYRLFIRDYYEERKLMTGLSWRGFNKMAGYANTRFLKLVCDGKSKLSSVGASRLAKLMGLSKIQTSYFLALVTYCNSPVEKKRQAALEQMHTLAKDDRVRVVGGDGYEYFKNWWNPVLRELAPRVANATPSKIANMLHESVTPENVKKSLNFLVQAGFLKERRNRYVQSDKAILGSSEKIPRAIRGMHRQMARLAEKAVEAFPVTERNFSGMTVAVNRAAYAQIVSELDLCRKKIAAIVSATESCDRIYRVNLQLFPLTKEIEK from the coding sequence ATGAAACCGATATCCGACTACAACGACTACCGCCTTTTTATCAGGGATTACTACGAAGAACGCAAGCTGATGACGGGCCTGTCCTGGCGCGGCTTCAACAAGATGGCGGGATACGCCAACACGAGATTCTTGAAACTTGTCTGCGACGGAAAGTCAAAGCTGAGCAGTGTCGGCGCAAGTCGCCTGGCAAAACTCATGGGGCTCTCCAAAATCCAGACGTCCTACTTCTTGGCACTTGTCACCTACTGCAATTCCCCCGTAGAAAAGAAAAGGCAGGCCGCCCTTGAACAGATGCACACCCTGGCAAAGGACGACAGGGTCAGGGTCGTAGGGGGCGACGGCTACGAATACTTCAAGAACTGGTGGAACCCGGTGCTCCGGGAACTTGCCCCCAGGGTCGCCAATGCCACGCCGTCAAAAATCGCGAATATGCTCCACGAAAGCGTGACTCCCGAGAACGTGAAGAAATCCCTGAATTTCCTGGTCCAGGCGGGATTTCTGAAGGAGCGGCGCAACAGGTATGTCCAATCCGACAAGGCAATCCTTGGCTCGTCCGAGAAGATTCCGCGGGCCATCCGCGGCATGCACAGGCAGATGGCAAGGCTTGCGGAGAAGGCCGTCGAGGCATTTCCCGTAACGGAGCGCAACTTTTCGGGAATGACGGTCGCCGTAAACCGGGCGGCATACGCGCAGATCGTAAGCGAACTGGATCTCTGCCGCAAGAAGATAGCCGCAATCGTTTCTGCCACGGAGAGTTGTGACCGAATTTACAGGGTGAACCTACAGTTGTTCCCGTTGACAAAAGAGATCGAGAAATGA
- a CDS encoding FISUMP domain-containing protein has protein sequence MKTLLKLLFIPYLALLFLAACGDSEKEVANGYTEEQNASLDSAAYAMLQTWEPKVALRLAKVEDKNLGLSWYDVEFTTDATPYYEHAVETVDEACTVNLYAEQNGVRMNLTRTYKKNIYTEFLNRDSLDAVVEDHLDNSYGDSATASCRADSTAFADYCAEYGGAVTDLFKLDRCSVLHLTCVMKFTPKVAADEYLQATAKRMKDICIAEFYAPGEDAEADSTLLVDKRDGQVYRTVKIGEQVWMAENLNYAYRASSETMDSLSYCPEGNPANCEKYGRLYTWAAAVGCTDDPCDIGNNVQGICPDGWRVPNLDDFETLEEEMGGRDVAGKKAAAEEFMGTDDYGFTALFPGYSVLPPETERQEKYYGYGAFFIMASTNMGIPQHWRLLFGDTSSNVELASSYAFESLRCIKGAATENSEGAVDPADVVAGTFTDERDGRTYAITTIGSQTWLAENLKYKGDFTSYCYENDDENCEKYGRMYSPDDAKTACPEGWRLPSAQDFVDLEDNTGKDMTALRTTEGWESGNGSDLYGFSLYPAGRYSIIGNTLKFVQMGVAAYLWTDTESEFGTLVFDGLNVGYPATSMTSDNYLNVRCLKD, from the coding sequence ATGAAAACCCTTCTGAAACTTTTATTCATCCCCTACCTTGCGCTGCTATTCCTTGCCGCCTGTGGCGATTCGGAAAAGGAAGTCGCCAACGGCTATACCGAAGAGCAGAACGCTAGCCTAGATAGCGCCGCCTACGCGATGCTGCAGACGTGGGAGCCCAAAGTCGCCCTGAGACTCGCGAAGGTCGAAGACAAGAATCTAGGACTTTCCTGGTACGATGTAGAGTTTACGACCGATGCAACGCCCTACTACGAGCATGCTGTCGAAACCGTCGATGAAGCCTGCACCGTGAACCTGTATGCCGAACAGAACGGCGTCCGCATGAACTTGACTCGCACCTACAAGAAGAACATCTATACGGAATTTTTGAATCGGGATTCGCTGGACGCTGTAGTGGAGGATCACCTGGACAATTCTTACGGCGACAGCGCCACAGCAAGTTGCCGGGCGGATTCTACGGCCTTCGCAGACTACTGTGCCGAATACGGCGGGGCCGTGACGGACCTTTTCAAACTGGACCGTTGCAGCGTACTTCACTTGACATGCGTCATGAAGTTCACGCCGAAAGTTGCCGCCGATGAATACTTGCAGGCTACGGCCAAGAGAATGAAGGATATCTGCATTGCCGAGTTCTACGCCCCGGGAGAAGACGCTGAAGCCGATTCCACGCTCCTTGTGGACAAGCGGGACGGTCAAGTGTACAGGACGGTAAAAATCGGCGAACAGGTGTGGATGGCGGAGAACCTGAACTACGCCTATCGGGCTTCTTCGGAAACCATGGATTCCCTCAGTTACTGCCCGGAAGGAAATCCCGCCAACTGCGAAAAATACGGACGGCTCTACACCTGGGCCGCGGCGGTGGGCTGCACCGACGACCCCTGCGATATAGGCAACAATGTCCAAGGGATATGCCCAGACGGCTGGCGTGTACCGAACCTTGACGACTTCGAAACTCTCGAAGAAGAAATGGGCGGGCGCGACGTCGCCGGGAAAAAGGCGGCGGCAGAAGAGTTCATGGGAACGGACGATTACGGGTTTACGGCACTGTTCCCGGGTTATTCCGTTCTGCCGCCCGAAACGGAAAGGCAGGAAAAGTATTACGGCTACGGGGCCTTCTTTATCATGGCTTCGACGAACATGGGAATCCCGCAGCATTGGAGACTCCTTTTCGGCGATACCAGCTCGAATGTCGAATTGGCTTCGTCATACGCATTCGAATCGCTCCGCTGCATAAAGGGTGCGGCGACGGAAAATTCAGAGGGGGCCGTGGACCCGGCAGATGTTGTCGCCGGGACCTTCACGGACGAGCGCGACGGGCGGACTTACGCCATCACGACGATAGGCTCGCAGACATGGCTTGCCGAGAACCTGAAATACAAGGGGGATTTCACGAGTTACTGCTACGAAAACGACGACGAGAACTGCGAAAAATACGGCAGGATGTATTCTCCCGACGACGCCAAGACGGCCTGCCCGGAGGGTTGGCGGCTGCCGTCCGCCCAGGACTTTGTAGACCTGGAGGATAACACCGGGAAGGACATGACTGCTCTCAGGACGACCGAAGGCTGGGAAAGCGGAAACGGAAGCGATCTTTACGGATTCAGCCTTTACCCGGCAGGACGTTACAGCATCATCGGAAACACCCTGAAATTCGTGCAAATGGGAGTGGCGGCCTACCTATGGACGGACACGGAAAGCGAATTCGGGACGCTCGTTTTTGACGGACTCAATGTCGGTTACCCGGCAACGTCCATGACATCGGACAACTACCTGAATGTCCGCTGCCTAAAGGATTGA